DNA sequence from the Callospermophilus lateralis isolate mCalLat2 chromosome 2, mCalLat2.hap1, whole genome shotgun sequence genome:
AACTTAGTTCCCAGGAGCTGGCCTCCTCTCCTAGGTCCCCACCTGGCGTTTGAGGGAGATGAGCTGGGAATCGAGACCCCGGAGTGTGAGGTTGGCAAGGTCTGGGCTTCCTGACACTGCAGTGAGGCCCTCAGGACTCAGGTACATGCCCTTGGGTGGGCGTCGCCGGGTTCGGAGTGGGTGGTGGCGGTACTGAGACACCTGGACCTCCTTCTTTCCAGGGCCTGGGCGCGTATTCAGGGGCCTAGAGGGcagaggctgcagagaaaggagagagggcaGGTGGTGCAGAGCCGGAGGGCGGGGGAGGCAGGTGGGCAGGTGGGGCCACAGCAGCTGGAGACCTCACCTCTCTCTTGGGGTCTCCAGCATCTGGCTCTCCCTCACTCACGGCTCCTCGTCCCTCTTCAAGCTCATCGCTGTGGACACAGGAGGGAATGAGGCAGGGTCCCAGGAAGTCTGTCTGCCCCCACCCTGTGATGACCCAGACCCCACCTGTCTTCTTTGTCCTTCCGGCCACCCAGCCGCCGTGCCTGTCTGTCCATCACACTGGTTCGGCTGCGGGTCTTCTTCCAAGAGTAATAATACTTCACCAGGCTGGGAATGAGCTTGTCAGGCAGCTGGGGGAGCAAGGCCAGAGGTGGGCACCTAAGGGAGCTGGTGGGAGTGGAGGGCTGGGAAGCGCTGGGGGCGGGGAGGGCGTTACCATCTGCTGGATCCGCTGGAAGCACTTGCCGTGGAAGCCAAAGGCCTGCTCGAACAGCACCTTATCCTCCACAGTCCACTCATCAGGGAACGGGGTGAAGTTGGCCAGGTCAGCCAGTGACTTCTCCACATCATGCTTATGCCACAGGAGCATGCCCAGTGCCTGGCCCAGGACAAGGGGCAACTCAGGCTGCACTGCCCCCAGCACTGTCCCATCCCCTCCCCCAGATCTCCACAGGGGCCAGGTTCACCTGCTCGATGTTGTAGCCATGCTTCTCCTTGGCCATAGCAATGTACTTGTCAACTGCAAGGGAGGGCACAGTTCCTAACCCAGGCCTGTCCAGAGAGGGGAGGGGTACCCCACTCTGGAGCGAGGACCCTAAACCTGAGTCCCAGGGCAGAGGTGGAAACCTCAGTTCAGCCTCCAGcccacttttttcttcttcttttacttatttatttattggggggGTGGTAATGGGGTCTCCCTatgttgccaaggctggtctcaaactctggggctcaagccatcttcctgcctcagcttcccaagtaggtgGAACCACAAACACAGGCCTCAGCACCTGGCTTTCTGCCTCAACCCAAGCCACCCCCTCCCAGGGCTGAGCCTGAGCCCGGGGTACTGCCCTACTCACGCTTAGCATCTGACACGCAGTGGTTGGGTGACCACACCAACATCCCCTTCAGCTCCTTATTGCTGTAGCGAGCTGGGCTCTCTGAAAGGCAGAGAAGGAGAAAAGACACTCAGATTAGCCTGGTGGCTCTAGCCTGGactcaaggccagagggcagCAGGGGAGTGGGGCCTGAGAGGTGAGGCCCAGAAGGGAAGGAGGAGCAGAGACCAGACAGGAAAGCACAGCAAGAAAACTCACCATGCCATGGGGCCACCCACCCCCGCCTGTGCGCCAGCCTGTCCTTCCAGCCAGCCAAGGGCTCCCCAGGTGCGGCTGCAGGCCAAGCCAGCGGCCCCCACCCCTCCCTCTGCTGCCTGTCCTGCCACTCACCAGGCTTGCACTCCGGAATTACGGCCTGGTAATTGGTTCCAACTCGGATCATGCTGTCTGTGGAGCCAGGGGAAGGCAGTCAggactccagggaaggagggagggcggGAGGATGTGGCGGGGGAGGTAGCTGGGCTGGAGTTCTCCCTCCTGACCACCCAGGGCCCCCACCTTCCAGGAGGCTCACTTTTCCCAGATCTTCCCTCAATTACCCTCAGCCAAAGAGGGGACTAGAAAAGAGAGAGACCCTGCCTAGTCATGGCCATAtaggatggggaaggggcaagcCAGGCCAAGCAGAGTGCTTTGTTCCAGCAGAAGGTGGGGGCTTGAAGGGCAGACCCTAGACCTGGACCACAGCCCTGCAAGGAACCCAAGGCTCCTCCCCACCACATGAGCCTCAGCTCCGTGTCGAGATGTCTTTCCGGCCCTTGCCCCAGCCAGACCTCAGTCCCCTGCAAGGTGGCAAGGTATGAGGGACCCAATCTATGCAAGGGAGGCACGCCTAGGTCTCTCAGTGAGTAAGGGCAGGGCCAGGGCGGACAGGACTACCTCCATGGCCAAGCCTCCAGATCCCCTGTGCCAGCAGCCCCAGACTTGAGGCAGAAGCAAGGCAGAGGCTCCAACCCAGGAGGACAGGAACCATAATATGCTCCTTAGTCTGCAActcttctccctcccccacttCGCGGCCCCTGGGCCAGTCAGTGCGCCTTTAACCCCAGGCCGCCGGGCTCACCGTGCGAGTGCTCCTCCTCGCTGCTGTCATCCTCCGAGTGCGGCTGTCCGCCGTTGGGCGCCGTCTTGGCCCGGCTGCGGGACAGGATCCCGGAGCCCGCACTCGGCTTCTCCATCACCGAGGGCATTACCTCGCCCGGCTGCCCCCGGGGGCGCGGGAGCCTTCGGAGAGCGACGGTGGTTACCGCGCTCTCCTCGAGTGCCACGCGCGGCCCGGCCTGGAGAGGTCGCCACTGAGGCTACAAGAGGCAGGAGGTCAGCGTGGCTAGGGTCCGGCGGGGCGGGAGCCCAAGGGGCAGCCCCAGCGCTCCCCGCGACCCCCACGGGCGAGGGCGTCAGAAAAGTTTGTGCAGAAGTGGGGTACGCGGGGGATGAGAGCAAGGTCCGGCGCTGCTGGGGCACGCTAGCTCTGTGCGCCCCTCGGGGTTGAGGCTCCCCTGGAGAAGTCGGGGAGCCCTGCCCTCGGGGCGCCAGAAGCCCCGCCGTCCGCCTGCCCACGCCGTTCACCCGGCGAGTGCTGCAGCGTAATTTACGTCCCCCGCGGGCTCCGTGCCTCTCGGCTGCGCCAGGGATGCCCCAGTCTCGGGGTTAGGACCCCTGCCCGGACCAGACCCTCAGCCCGCGACGGCAGCCGGCGGGGCCGCGGCGGTGGCGGGACGGCGCGCACGGCGCGCGGCGCTGGGGCAGAGTTGCCGGGAGGCGGGCGGAGCGCAGCCGCGGGCGCCGCCTCGCACCCTCCCCGGCGCGCTCGCTCTCCCCGCCGCGCTCGCGCTGCTGCTCGCTCGCCCGCTCTCCGCCGCCGCTCGCTCCTCGCGCACACAATGAAGCTGCTGGCAGGGAAGTAGTGCCGGCTGCGGCCTCAGCACCCCTCCCCCAGCCGATGCCTCCGCCAGCTGAACATCTGGCCCTGGGGTGGGAGGGAGGGCCCGGGGGCGGGGCCTGGGGGCCGGGGCTAGACCTCCAGGGGGTGGGGTCAGGACCGGGGTGGGGAGCGAGTCCCTCCTTGGGGCCCTCTGCAGTCCCTGGGCCCCCAGACTTGCTCCTGGGGGAGATCCCACTGCCCCCCAGGAGTAGCCGGGGGTCAGCCCCACCCATGCGCTCACCGGCCCCACACACCAGTGGGCTCGGGTTACTGCCGCCTGCCCCGGGGGCCCAGAGGCCGCCTGCCCGCCCGCCCGGGTGGAGCCCAGcttttccttccatttcccttCCTGCCAAGGAACTCCCCGCCCCCCCTTCCGCAGGGGGGGACCCCCCTTCATGCGCCCTTGGGGGCCAGAGCGGATGGGAGGCCGGACAGGCGAGGAATAAATTCCTCCAGGAGCTACTGGGCCAGAGCCTGGCTTCTGGTGGATCTGTGGGTCCCCAGGGGTCACCCCAATTTCCTTTAACTACTGCAGCCTGCAGCCCCAAAACGGTGGCATCAGAGGCTGAGGGATAGAAGTGGAAGGTCGAAGGGAATATTTGGACTGCTAGGGGAGAGAGGAGTGGGTCTCCTCCCCACTGGGTTCACTGTCACCCCAGCTGGAAGCAGCATCCCCCTCCCCCCGGACAAGCACGGGCAGAGTGACAGACAGGGAAGCGGGTAGGGAGGCACAGACggagatgggggagggggtgggcaGAGACTTTCAAAGCCAGACCCAGCCACCCTGCCAGGCACACAAAGAGCCAGCACACACACCGGCGGCGGCTCTGAGACTGCTAGCAGCGCCGGAGCCCGTCCCCGCCGCCCAGGGCACGTGCTGCAGCGCACACAGGCCCAAGCCCCCGCCCGCCGCCCCTCCCACCTGGAGCCTCGGACTCTTGGACACGCCTTCACCCGGTCACACCCCGGTGTGCCCAGACCGAGTCGCGCCTGCACTCGcgccctctctcccttcccttcctaggCCACTCTGTAATCAGATTCCTAAATTTAGAAGCAGCCCAGGGCTCAGCCAGGGATCCCTGCCCCCACCCACACTGCCTGTGGCCGACCGGACTGGGTCCTGCGGTGGGGCCACGACCTGGCTGGGGCCGCCTGTTCCTAGGGGGCTCCTTGCGGGCGGCCAGGCAAAGTCAGGCGCGACCCCACCCGGCTGCTGCGCTATCCGCTGTCGGGGCATTTGGGGCCACCCAGCCAGCAGCCACGTTGCCCGCCACACCTCAGGCCAAGGCTATGGGGCCTTTTTCCTCCTCTTAAATCATGGATTGGGCACCAAGCCCCAGGGTGGAGAGGTCTGGACAAAGGAGAAAAGTGAATGGACCAAAGACCCGGTCGGAGCTTAGGGGTCCGCTTCAAGATGAAAAGTCTTTCCAGACTGAGCCCTCCTGAGTGGCGGGGTGCCATCCCTGCCCCCAGCACCTCCACCCTTTAGGGAGGCTGTCACTGTCCCGTTCTGCCTGGCAGGCAACCATTGTGTGCATCACCCTCTTCCACCAAGGCATCTTTCATCTTGCCTGCTGAGGCCTATTAGGCAGGGCCTCAGTTGGGTCCCCCATCCCCCTCCTTGCCTCTTTGCATACTCAGATCTAGGGTCCTGGGCCCAGCCCCCTAAGCACCCCTCTAGGCCTCAGCATCTAGCCGATTCCTCACCACCACCCCCTGCACCTCCAGTGATGCCCGAAGCTTGCCTCCATCTGCAAGGATGCCGAGACGGAGACCGTCCCCAACCTGGAGCACCTAATTCTGTTCACACTTCTCTTAGGGCCAAAGGAAGATCCTGCGCTGGAAGTGGGGGCAGGGAAGAAAGGTTTATTCCTTGGGGAGGGGGATCGGGTCCCTAGGCCCTATGAAGTGAGGTTTTAAAGAAGTAAGACATGACACCCAGGGCCATGGTAGGAGTTGGGGGCAGCTGTGGGGGCCACGGGGTCCAGAGAGGAGGTGCATTCCTAGTGAGCAACCTTCCCCCAAGGGGCAAGGGCACACAGCAGGGTTCCAAAGGGGAGGAACAAGGCCCAGCCCTCCCCACCTGCTGCAGCCGCCCCCTCCCCAGATGGCCCCCTCTTTTGTGCGAAGGCACACAAAGGACAAGGGGCCCCGGCCGGCCTGGCCATCTGCTCCCAGCAGCCTGAAGGCTCTTAAAGAGACAGCACCCCCTCCCTTCCGCCCTGGGGCTATGGGGTGCTGTTGTACCACAGGACTGAGTCACAGCAATACCCCAGATCCCACGTACCTTTCCCTGGCCCCCTGAGTTCCCACATTAGGAATTATCCTCCCACAGACCTGGGGTGCAGAGGTGCCACGTGGCCAGAAACATGGggtatgggaggggagaggagaggcagcccagggaCCAGCCCCTCCTCTCCTCCACCCTGAGGCAGTGGAAGAGGCCAAAGCAGCCTGGTAGCCTGGCTTGTCAGCCTGCTGTGAGAACCAGAATCCCTCACCTCCCTGATGCTACCTGCAAGCTTGGCAAGTAGAGCCGGGAGCCGCAGGTCTCCCTGGAAAACCCTGCCCACCATTTCAGCTGGGGCGCTCTACTCATCCTTCAGCCGGGAAGAGGGATGACAGCGCCTTCTCTTTGAGAGCTGCAGGCCAGGATGCAGGCTGCCTAGCAGCTCGCAGAAGCTGGT
Encoded proteins:
- the Rcor2 gene encoding REST corepressor 2, with translation MPSVMEKPSAGSGILSRSRAKTAPNGGQPHSEDDSSEEEHSHDSMIRVGTNYQAVIPECKPESPARYSNKELKGMLVWSPNHCVSDAKLDKYIAMAKEKHGYNIEQALGMLLWHKHDVEKSLADLANFTPFPDEWTVEDKVLFEQAFGFHGKCFQRIQQMLPDKLIPSLVKYYYSWKKTRSRTSVMDRQARRLGGRKDKEDSDELEEGRGAVSEGEPDAGDPKREPLPSRPLNTRPGPGKKEVQVSQYRHHPLRTRRRPPKGMYLSPEGLTAVSGSPDLANLTLRGLDSQLISLKRQVQSMKQANSSLRQALEGGIDPLRPPEANTKFNSRWTTDEQLLAVQAIRRYGKDFGAIAEVIGNKTLTQVKTFFVSYRRRFNLEEVLQEWEAEQDGAPGAPVPMEQARRGAPLPAPALEEDDEVQITSVSTSVPRSVPPAPPPPPLPSSLSQPPPLLRPPLPTAPTLLRQPPPLQQGRFLQPRLAPNQPPPPLIRPALPASRHSARPGPQPPPTLIGAPLEPPAPSL